The proteins below come from a single Bombus pyrosoma isolate SC7728 linkage group LG10, ASM1482585v1, whole genome shotgun sequence genomic window:
- the LOC122572014 gene encoding zinc finger protein 148-like isoform X3, producing the protein MWKEFSKLSGEYRFKCAEPSCGKAFLTSYSLKIHIRVHTKVKPFECNHKGCEKAFNTLYRLRAHQRLHSGNTFNCEETGCVKFFTTLSDLKKHIRTHTQERPYKCREKGCGKAFTASHHLKTHRRTHTGERPYVCTVGSCKRSFTTPHSLKSHLKTHKRTTDIDETKHEVNKDDYRNQRNNEILKTEIDVDEITSRNTNVPCYAIIPLSSSNTQNKESITYLSIENLNDQSSSTNDMIDILNQNRLTKELDYNITNKDAENLSKSTNVTVLASENIVIDNFTEHTIDNFNNNESYDKFKIFNEVNNSNLQRDQNQQYSSNPSTKVQDSKANNANKSNSINLEQKIIQDGLQNTIVHISEGTNFTSDVQQYVNDNTIAKKVYDNKTNVSAVAENNNATLYNTNSVTSHVSNIISSSSETQLFDSEIGNLPFINDSLRTGSLNEVEHVLNCNVITTTQSEAIELAIASEEEIPSPWIDVMALATPSALRRQSWSELNAFPTAVHSLVDLVEPEPYPLQIENDLQPLQVNNVNLVDVENINTECTEVTCCKENDKDKESENRIKIKKSRNILQEITAEADICKCIDCKCDHLQNCQNCSNNTIPEINKKHVSSKIVDDLVSCLQSECVCDNEPGGCGSCCVVICLKTLQQLQKVFSRNCCKSTNSITCCREKLLSPLMKCQLTKNQ; encoded by the exons ATGTGGAAGGAATTCTCAAAACTTTCAGGCGAGTATCGATTTAAATGTGCAGAACCAAGTTGTGGCAAGGCATTTCTTACGTCGTACAGCCTTAAGATTCATATTAGGGTACACACAAAAGTGAAACCATTTGAATGCAACCACAAAGGCTGTGAAAAAGCATTCAATACCCTTTACAGACTGAGAGCTCACCAAAGACTTCACAGTGGCAACACATTTAATTGCGAAGAGACTGGATGTGTTAAATTTTTCACTACTCTAAGTGATCTCAAGAAACATATACGTACTCATACTCAAGAAAGACCATACAA atgTAGGGAAAAAGGATGTGGTAAGGCTTTTACAGCATCACATCATTTGAAAACGCACAGAAGAACACATACGGGAGAACGACCTTATGTATGTACTGTGGGCAGTTGCAAACGATCCTTCACCACACCTCATAGTTTAAAGAGTCACTTGAAGACTCATAAGAGAACGACTGATATCGACGAAACG AAACATGAAGTCAATAAAGATGATTACAGAAACCAAAGAAACAATGAGATATTGAAAACTGAAATCGATGTTGATGAAATAACGTCGAGAAATACAAATGTGCCATGTTATGCCATTATACCGTTATCTTCTAGCAATACACAAAATAAGGAAAGTATTACTTATTTATCTATTGAAAATCTAAATGATCAGTCATCTTCTACAAATGATATGATAGATATCTTGAATCAAAACAGACTAACCAAAGAACTTGATTATAACATCACTAACAAAGATGCtgaaaatttaagtaaatCAACAAATGTCACTGTTCTTGCGTCGGAAAATATTGTCATAGATAATTTTACCGAGCATacaattgataattttaataataacgagaGCTatgacaaatttaaaatattcaatgaagtaaataattcgaatttaCAACGGGATCAAAATCAACAATATAGTTCTAATCCTTCAACGAAAGTGCAAGATAGCAAGGCAAATAATGCAAATAAGTCCAATTCAATAAATTTGGagcaaaaaattatacaagacGGTCTACAAAATACTATTGTTCACATCTCAGAAGGAACGAATTTTACAAGTGATGTGCAACAATATGTAAATGATAATACTATTGCTAAGAAAgtttatgataataaaacaaatgtaaGTGCGGTTGCTGAAAACAATAATGCGACTTTGTACAACACAAATTCTGTTACTAGTCatgtatcaaatataattagttCCTCTAGTGAGACTCAACTCTTTGATAGTGAGATAGGaaatttaccatttattaATGATAGTTTACGAACTGGATCTCTTAATGAAGTTGAACATGTATTGAATTGTAATGTTATTACAACTACGCAGTCGGAAGCTATTGAACTAGCCATAGCGTCCGAGGAGGAAATACCTTCTCCCTGGATAGATGTCATGGCATTGGCAACCCCATCTGCTTTAAGGCGGCAGTCCTGGTCGGAATTGAACGCTTTTCCAACAGCGGTTCACTCATTAGTCGACTTAGTTGAACCGGAACCGTATCCTTTACAGATAGAGAATGACTTGCAACCATTACaagtaaataatgtaaatctAGTAGACGTGGAAAACATTAATACCGAATGTACCGAGGTCACGTGTTGTAAAGAGAacgataaagataaagaaagcgaaaatagaataaaaataaaaaaaagtagaaatatcCTACAGGAGATTACAGCCGAAGCAGATATATGCAAATGTATTGATTGTAAATGTGATCATCTACAAAATTGTCAAAATTGCTCAAACAATACAATTcctgaaattaataaaaagcacGTTTCATCGAAAATAGTAGATGATTTAGTGTCTTGTTTACAAAGCGAATGTGTTTGCGACAATGAGCCCGGTGGTTGTGGGTCTTGTTGTGTTGTGATTTGTTTAAAAACATTGCAGCAATtgcaaaaagtattcagtcgtAATTGCTGTAAAAGTACTAACAGTATAACATGTTGtagagaaaaattgttatccCCATTAATGAAGTGCCAGTTAACAAAAAACCAATGA